The window TCGCCGGTGTCATAGCGGCGGCCCTTGAAGATCACGCCGTGCACCGGGCCGCCGACCTTCTCGTCGGCGGCGAGCTGCTGGAGGGCGTCGGTGAGCTGGATCTCGCCGCCGCGGCCCGGCTCGGTCTTTCGCAGTATGTCGAAGACGTGGGGGTCGAGGACGTAGCGGCCGATGATCGCGTAGTTGCTCGGGGCATCCGCGGCGGCCGGCTTCTCGACGAGGTCGTGGACCTTGACGACGTCACTGTCGTCGGTGAGGTCGACGGCCGCGCAGCCGTAGAGGTGGATCTGCTCGGGCGCGACCTCCATGAGGGCGATCACGCTGCCGCCGTACTGCTCGTGGACGTCGACCATGCGCTTGAGCAGCGGGTCGCGCGGGTCGATCAGGTCGTCGCCGAGGAGCACCGCGAAGGGCTCGTGGCCGACGTGCGGGGCGGCGCAGAGCACGGCGTGGCCGAGGCCCTTGGGGTCGCCCTGGCGAACGTAGTGCATGGTGGCGAGGTCGCTGGACTCCTGCACCTTGGCGAGCCGGTCGGCGTCGCCCTTCTTCTGAAGGGCCGATTCCAGCTCGTAGTTGCGGTCGAAGTGGTCCTCGAGGGGGCGCTTGTTGCGGCCCGTGATCATGAGGACGTCATCGAGGCCCGCGGACGCGGCCTCCTCGACCACGTACTGGATCGCCGGCTTGTCGACGACCGGCAGCATCTCCTTGGGAGTGGCTTTG is drawn from Streptomyces liliifuscus and contains these coding sequences:
- the galU gene encoding UTP--glucose-1-phosphate uridylyltransferase GalU, which produces MTQAHPRISKAVIPAAGLGTRFLPATKATPKEMLPVVDKPAIQYVVEEAASAGLDDVLMITGRNKRPLEDHFDRNYELESALQKKGDADRLAKVQESSDLATMHYVRQGDPKGLGHAVLCAAPHVGHEPFAVLLGDDLIDPRDPLLKRMVDVHEQYGGSVIALMEVAPEQIHLYGCAAVDLTDDSDVVKVHDLVEKPAAADAPSNYAIIGRYVLDPHVFDILRKTEPGRGGEIQLTDALQQLAADEKVGGPVHGVIFKGRRYDTGDRGDYLRAIVRLACEREDLGPDFRTWLRSYVTEEM